A part of Daphnia pulex isolate KAP4 chromosome 6, ASM2113471v1 genomic DNA contains:
- the LOC124195380 gene encoding putative glycerol kinase 5, protein MASKRGDRNSKRSSSSGRKFIASVDFGTTSVRCFLFDLQGRVRSSASVKISQIYPQQGWNEIDPEDVWTTFQTVFKKALEKADAAVSDVKVFGLSTQRGSFVTWDKRTGKPFHNFITWKDLRADHLVKSWNNSWTIQGIRLGSFILHQATRNKRYLAGSAFKFMNGLVNLRLRWVLDHHENLRQAAKDGNALFGTIETFLLYRLTRGRLHATDYSNICVSGLWDPYTFQWVDWLINMLEIPKSMLPEIKDSCGDHWGSIHQSIFGAEIPIRCVVSDQGASLFGSLCFKPGDVRLTMGTGSFVSYNTGEKPHASISGLYPVVGWKIGDEVVFIAEGHSSDTATVIEWCRDIDLFEEYDDIEKLITSIPNSDDVFFVPAFSGIQAPINDESAATGFIGIKPSTRKVHLLRAAVESLAFRVYQMCQLMYQETGVVVTKMRVDGGVCRNDFLMQLISDLTMVTIDRPTFIETASHGAAMMAGLSFGIWKSRSELEAMRQTERVFFPVENRWLDYAPLYSSWKNAVRRLCNWY, encoded by the exons ATGGCTAGTAAACGAGGAGATAGAAACTCGAAACGGTCATCGTCGTCGGGTCGGAAGTTTATTGCCTCTGTGGATTTCGGTACCACTTCGGTCCGTTGCTTTCTTTTTGATCTTCAAGGGCGCGTCCGATCTAGTGCTTCAGTAAAG ATCAGTCAAATTTATCCACAACAAGGATGGAATGAAATAGACCCCGAGGATGTTTGGACAACTTTTCAAACTGTTTTCAAAAAGGCTCTCGAAA AAGCTGACGCCGCTGTATCTGACGTTAAAGTATTTGGTTTGTCTACGCAACGCGGTTCATTTGTTACATGGGACAAACGGACAGGAAAgccatttcataattttattacatGGAAAGACTTGAGAGCTGATCACCTTGTGAAATCGTGGAATAATTCTTGGACCATTCAA GGCATCCGTCTGGGCTCGTTCATTTTGCATCAAGCAACTCGCAATAAGCGCTATTTAGCCGGTAGTGCCTTTAAATTTATGAATGGTTTAGTCAATCTACGCTTGCGCTGGGTCTTGGATCATCACGAAAATCTGCGCCAAGCAGCAAAGGATGGCAACGCCCTTTTTGGTACCATAGAAACGTTCCTTCTCTACcg ATTGACTCGAGGTCGTCTCCACGCAACAGATTACAGCAATATATGTGTCAGTGGATTATGGGATCCGTACACGTTTCAATGGGTAGACTGGCTCATCAACATGCTGGAAATTCCCAAATCTATGCTTCCAGAAATCAAAGACTCTTGCGGTGACCATTGGGGTTCCATCCATCAAAGTATTTTCGGTGCCGAAATTCCGATTCGCTGTGTT GTGTCAGATCAAGGGGCTTCCTTGTTCGGCTCGCTCTGCTTCAAACCTGGAGATGTCCGCTTGACAATGGGTACCGGATCGTTCGTCTCGTACAACACGGGCGAAAAACCACACGCCTCCATCTCTGGTCTCTACCCGGTAGTAGGTTGGAAGATTGGTGATGAAGTGGTGTTTATCGCAGAGGGTCATTCCAGTGACACAGCCACAGTCATCGAATGGTGTCGAGACATTGATCTCTTTGAAGAGTATGACGACATTGAGAAACTCATTACATCCATCCCAAACAGTGacgacgttttttttgtcccAGCTTTTAGTGGAATCCAA GCACCCATCAATGATGAATCTGCCGCCACTGGTTTTATTGGAATTAAACCGTCCACCCGTAAAGTCCACCTTTTGAGGGCAGCTGTAGAATCTTTAGCTTTCCGGGTCTACCAAATGTGTCAACTGATGTATCAGGAAACGGGTGTAGTTGTAACGAAGATGCGCGTCGACGGTGGTGTCTGTCGCAATGATTTTCTCATGCAGCTCATCTCCGATCTCACTATGGTCACCATCGATCGTCCAACGTTTATTGAAACGGCATCTCATGGCGCCGCAATGATGGCAGGACTCTCTTTCG gGATATGGAAGTCGAGGAGTGAGCTGGAGGCAATGCGGCAGACGGAGCGTGTCTTCTTCCCTGTTGAAAATCgatg GTTGGATTATGCCCCCCTTTACAGTTCATGGAAAAATGCCGTCCGAAGACTTTGTAATTGGTATTAG